A window of the Equus asinus isolate D_3611 breed Donkey chromosome 20, EquAss-T2T_v2, whole genome shotgun sequence genome harbors these coding sequences:
- the BACE1 gene encoding beta-secretase 1 isoform X10, whose translation MLNILVDTGSSNFAVGAAPHPFLHRYYQRQLSSTYRDLRKGVYVPYTQGKWEGELGTDLVSIPHGPNVTVRANIAAITESDKFFINGSNWEGILGLAYAEIARPDDSLEPFFDSLVKQTHVPNLFSLQLCGAGFPLNQSEVLASVGGSMIIGGIDHSLYTGSLWYTPIRREWYYEVIIVRVEINGQDLKMDCKEYNYDKSIVDSGTTNLRLPKKVFEAAVKSIKAASSTEKFPDGFWLGEQLVCWQAGTTPWNIFPVISLYLMGEVTNQSFRITILPQQYLRPVEDVATSQDDCYKFAISQSSTGTVMGAVIMEGFYVVFDRARKRIGFAVSACHVHDEFRTAAVEGPFVTPDMEDCGYNIPQTDESTLMTIAYVMAAICALFMLPLCLMVCQWRCLRCLRHQHDDFADDISLLK comes from the exons ATG CTCAACATCCTGGTGGACACAGGCAGCAGTAACTTTGCAGTGGGGGCTGCCCCCCACCCTTTCCTGCATCGCTACTACCAGAGGCAGCT GTCCAGCACATACCGGGACCTCCGGAAGGGCGTGTATGTGCCCTACACCCAGGGCAAGTGGGAGGGGGAGCTGGGCACCGACCTGGTGAGCATCCCCCATGGCCCCAACGTCACTGTGCGTGCCAACATCGCTGCCATCACTGAATCAGACAAGTTCTTCATCAATGGCTCCAACTGGGAGggcatcttggggctggcctatGCTGAGATCGCCAGG CCCGATGACTccttggagccattctttgactCCCTGGTAAAGCAGACCCACGTTCCCAACCTCTTCTCCCTGCAGCTCTGTGGTGCTGGCTTCCCCCTCAACCAGTCAGAAGTGCTGGCCTCGGTCGGAGGGAGCATG ATCATTGGGGGGATTGACCACTCACTGTACACGGGCAGCCTCTGGTACACACCCATCCGGCGGGAGTGGTATTACGAGGTGATCATTGTACGGGTGGAGATCAATGGACAGGATCTGAAAATGGACTGCAAGGAG TACAACTATGACAAGAGTATCGTGGACAGTGGCACCACCAACCTTCGTTTGCCCAAGAAAGTGTTTGAAGCTGCTGTCAAATCCATCAAGGCAGCCTCCTCG ACGGAGAAGTTCCCAGACGGTTTTTGGCTTGGGGAACAGCTGGTGTGCTGGCAAGCAGGGACCACTCCTTGGAACATTTTCCCAGTCATCTCACTCTACCTGATGGGGGAGGTCACCAATCAGTCCTTCCGCATCACGATCCTTCCACAG CAATACCTGCGGCCAGTAGAAGACGTGGCCACGTCCCAAGACGACTGTTACAAGTTCGCCATCTCACAGTCATCCACGGGCACTGTTATGGGAGCTGTTATCATGGAGGGCTTCTACGTTGTCTTTGATCGGGCCCGAAAACGAATTGGCTTTGCTGTCAGTGCTTGCCACG TGCACGATGAGTTTAGGACGGCAGCGGTGGAAGGCCCTTTTGTCACCCCAGACATGGAAGACTGTGGCTACAACATTCCACAGACAGATGAATCAACCCTCATGACCATAGCCTATGTCATGGCTGCCATCTGCGCCCTCTTCATGCTGCCACTCTGCCTCATGGTGTGTCAGTGGCGCTGCCTCCGCTGCCTGCGCCATCAGCACGATGACTTTGCTGATGACATCTCCCTGCTGAAGTGA